DNA sequence from the Stenotrophomonas sp. 24(2023) genome:
CACCGGGCGGCGTGCTGTACTTCTCCAACAACTTCCGCCGTTTCAAGCTGGAAGAGAACGCCATCGCCGAGTTCGCCCAGTGCCGCGAGATCACCGCGCGCACCATCGGCCCGGATTTCGAGCGCAACGCCCGCATCCACCGCGCGTGGGAGTTGAAGCGCCTGGGCTGACCCCGGCAACGGCACGCCCCCGTCCATCCACGCCACGCGTGGATGGGCTCTGGTAGATCCACGCCATGCGTGGATGAGCCCGGGTAGATCCACGCCATGCGTGGATCAGACCCCCCGCGGCTCCCTGCATCACACCAACGCGGCCACCGCCCCCAGCACCGGCAACACGATCGCCAGCGGCGCGATCCACGCAGGCCGGTAGGGATAGAGCCCGAACGCCAGCCCGATCCCGGCCACGGTCAGCGTGCCCAGCCACAGCACCGGGCCCATCGCCCAGCCATGGTCGACCACGCACAGGGCAAAGGTCAGCGCCAGCAGCAGCCAGCCCAGCACGCGCCAGGCCGTGCGCCGCCGGGGCGAGGCCGCAGCCTTGCCATGCAGGTCCTGCTGGTGCTTTTCCATTGCCAACGACAACGCAGTGAACGCGCTGAACGTCACGCCCAGGGCCAGCAGCATCATGCGCCGGCC
Encoded proteins:
- a CDS encoding DUF3325 domain-containing protein — encoded protein: MMLLALGVTFSAFTALSLAMEKHQQDLHGKAAASPRRRTAWRVLGWLLLALTFALCVVDHGWAMGPVLWLGTLTVAGIGLAFGLYPYRPAWIAPLAIVLPVLGAVAALV